Proteins from a genomic interval of Zingiber officinale cultivar Zhangliang chromosome 1B, Zo_v1.1, whole genome shotgun sequence:
- the LOC122054164 gene encoding uncharacterized protein LOC122054164 has protein sequence MGRSLELLSVLLVVMLAVWPPPAAEALPRWPTFCRGEARWLCLRPPRIGMPPPPSAKQCMAPIRPVKGCVHSLFRSDTSGKLQVEGDCCGAVRSMEGQCFDAVFTSFYFSSDFAPKLKEHCTPPATD, from the coding sequence ATGGGGCGATCACTGGAGCTGTTGTCCGTGCTGCTTGTGGTGATGCTGGCCGTGTGGCCGCCGCCGGCAGCGGAAGCTCTGCCCCGGTGGCCGACTTTCTGCAGGGGAGAAGCCCGGTGGTTGTGCTTACGGCCGCCGCGTATAGGGATGCCTCCGCCGCCGAGCGCGAAGCAATGCATGGCCCCGATCCGCCCCGTCAAGGGCTGCGTGCACTCGCTCTTCCGGTCCGACACTTCAGGCAAGCTGCAGGTGGAGGGGGACTGCTGCGGGGCGGTGAGGAGCATGGAGGGGCAGTGCTTCGACGCCGTCTTCACCAGTTTTTACTTCAGCAGCGATTTCGCGCCGAAGCTGAAGGAGCACTGCACGCCGCCGGCGACTGATTGA